Within Dehalococcoidia bacterium, the genomic segment TGGCTACGCTCCTGCTTTTGCTCGTTGCTGGCAACGAGACGACCCGCAACCTGATTGGCAACGGAATGCTCGCCCTGCTAAGAAACCCGGACCAGCTGAGCCTGTTGAGGGATAGGCCAGATCTCATGGACACTGCCATTGATGAGTTCCTCAGATACGACAGCCCGGTCCAGATCGACGGCCGCTACGTCCGGGAGGACTTGGAGATCGGTGGTAAGAAGATTCGGGCGGGCCAGCGGGTCATATCCGCGATCGGCGCCGCCAACCGAGACCCCGAGGCCTTCACGAGTCCGGGTTCGCTTGACATCGGCCGAAGGGAGAAGAGCCACATATCGTTCGGCCGCGGTATCCACCACTGCCTGGGAGCGCCACTGGCGCTGCTCGAAGGCAGAACCGCATTCACCGCACTTCTGGAGAGGTTCTCCTCATTCAGACTGCTGGCCGAACCGGAGTTTCGGGACCAGGTGGTGCTCCGCGGCGTCAATGAGCTGTGGATTGAAGTCGAGCGGTCTCCGAGTCCTGAAGACGGATTGCCGTTGGCCCACGGTCGACTCGCAGGAGATATCTAGTGCACTTCTGGCATGTCAACACAAGACGTTCACCCGCACTCGATGCGATGTCATCCACCGGACAGGGCTCGGTCCAACATGTCCTCTCACAATAGCGTACCGTCGCAATTCCAAAACACTCAAGGACACTTCACACTGGTTAAGCGCATCGAAGACAACCAGCGCAGCAGGGTCGACAGTGTCGAGAACCTTGAACCTCTAACCGAAGAATACGGCTTCTTGTAAACGCTCTGCTTCCTAGTCATGGAGCAACTTTCGAATAGTAGTACGCCTCAACCAGAGGACCTGTGCTTCTGGATAAACAACCTTGCCATTGCTTCCATGAGAAGTCTGGCCGGGCGGTTCAGTCGCTACGGCATAACTCCACACCAGTTCGCAATCCTGATGATGTGCTCAGAGGGGTGCGTGGACACTGTCAGCGGGCTAGCCAGGGTGATGCCTTTAGACGCCGCCGCCGTGAGCCGGAATGTCCAAAACCTCGTCCAGCAGGAACTGCTCGAGAGAGAGCCGTCGCAGCGTGACAGACGTTCGGCAACGTTAAGCGTTACGGAGAGTGGGAAGGTGCTGTTGGAAGAGCTTGCAGCGCACGTGGAGGCGAACGACCGCATGCTCCTGAGGGGAATCGACGACGCTGAAAGGGACAAGTTCGTAACCACCATCAGGACGATGCTGGCGAACACAGCCGCCTACGAAGCAACACGATTTTGAGAGCCAGATGAAAGCTGCTAACCAATAGCTGAATAAATGTAAAGCCCAGCCTTCGGGGGGCCGGGCTTTACCAAGCAGAGCGCGCGCTAAGAACCCATCGGCACGGGAAACTTTGTCTGCGCCCTCTTTGCTTACCGTAATCCCCGGCAGTTGCTCTGTCAAGCATTGAAAGAGAGGTCTCAATTGCCTAACGAATACATGGTCGAGGTCCGTGATCTCGTGAAGGTCTATCCGGGCGGCACACGGGCCGTTGAGGGCATCGACTTCGATGTCCCGAGGGAGGGCTTCTTCGGTTTCCTAGGGCCCAACGGCGCCGGGAAGACCACGACGATGAAGATACTCGGCACACTGCTGAAGAAGACATCAGGTGCCGTCAAGGTGGCGGGGATCGACATCGACGCCGATCCGAAGGCTATCCGGCGCAGAATCGGGTTTGCGATGCAGGAAGTTGGTCTCGACGACCTCGCCACGGGCAGTGACTTCCTCCAGCTCCAGGGCGTGCTCTACGGACTCTCCCGACGCGAGGCCCGGCGGAAGGCCGGGGAGCTGCTGGAACTGGTGGGCCTATCCCACGTGGCCGGACAGCGGGTCGGCACCTACTCGGGTGGCATGCGCCGCCGCATCGATCTTATCGGAGCCCTCATGCACAATCCGGACGTCCTATTCCTCGACGAGCCAACGGTCGGCCTGGACCCCCAGAGCCGAATCGCGATGTGGGAACACCTCGACAGCCTGAACGCCAAGGGTGTCACGATCCTGCTCACAACCCAGGTAATGGAGGAGGCCGATCGTCTCTGCCGCAGCATCGCCATCTTCGACCACGGGCAGATCGTCGCCAGTGGTTCGCCCGAGTCGCTTAAAGCCGATGTGGGCGGAGACGTCGTGCAGATCGCCCTCAATGACTCCGGGAACGGTGCCGACAGCGCACTGAACGAAATGGCCGAAGGCATCGTTCGCAAGCAGAGATACGTCGACGCAACCAACAGAGTTGAGGACAGCATCGCCGTCACCGTCAAGAACGGCAGCGCGGCCGTCCCGGAACTTGTCCGCCTGCTTCACGATAACCGGATCCCAGTCGCCAGCATCTCGGTCGCAAGGCCGAGCCTCGATGACGTCTTCCTCAAGTACACAGGACGCGCGATTCGGGCTGAAGAAGCCTCCGGCGACGAGGTCAACGGGATGATGCGCCCGATGATGGGCCTCAGGAGGAGATAGCTCAAATGAACATAGCCCGAGAGACCTACTTCATCTACATGCGTAACCTCAATGCCTGGAAGGGACAGCCTGCCCTTGTCATCTCCACACTGATCCCACCCGTGTTCATGTTCCTCTTCTTCGGGACTCCTCTCAGGGGCATGACCGGCATCTCCGGCTTCCCCGCAGACGACTACTACGCGTACTTTGCCGCCATGATCATCGTGTTGTCCGTGGTTATGAACGGTTCCGATGTTGCCTTCGCGCTGCTTGCGGACATGCAGTCCGGCTACTTCGACAAGCTGCTGCTTGCGCCCGTAAACCGCTTTTCGATTCTCATGGGCACGCTGCTCACGTCGGGCACGCGGGCTCTGCTGCAGGTGATAGTCATCGTTACCATGGCCATGGCCTTCGGTGTCAGCTTCAAGGGCGGTTTACTGGGACTGGTGGCCATCATTGTCGCCGCCGCGATCTTCGGGATAGCTACAGCCTGCATCGGCCTGATAATCGCCCTGAGAACCAAGAGCGCCCAGATGACTCAGAACAGCTGGCTGATGTTCATGCCGCTAGCACTTCTCACGACGGCATTTATGCCGAAGGAGTTCTTATCCGGATGGTTCAAGTGGGCAGTGACCGTTAACCCGGTCGACTATGTGCTGGTGTCCGTGCGGACGATAATCATAGAGGGGTGGGAGTGGGAGTCAATTCTCCCTGGCCTTTGGGTCTTGTCGGCGGCAACGGTGATAATGCTCGCTGCCGCCACGTGGACCTACAGGCGCGCCACCGCGTGATCTCCGCGCCCGGGCGCACCCTGGGGGTCACGGAGCGAAGCATCTTCCAAGTTGGAATCACTGTTGACAGGTGTGTCGACGTATTGATAGTTTGTATCAGATTGTGGCGAATAGAGCCTGAATATGTGATATCTATAATTGAGTCGACATATCAACAATATGTCCCGACCATCACACTCGCGCCTGACGGACGCACTTAGGGACCGGGGCTACAGGATCACTGATTCCAGGAGGGCGGTAGCCAATCTCCTGGAACATAAGCACTACGGCTTTACGATCGAGGCGCTCAGTGAAGAGCTGCCTTCGATAGGCAGGGCTACACTGTACCGCACCATCAAGCTGTTCCTCGAGATGGGAGTGCTCTGCAGACTCGTCACGATGGACGGAGATAACGCATACAGCCTTGCCCGGGTTGACCACCATCACCACCACTCCGTGTGCGTCGATTGCGGCTCAGTGGAGGAGTTCAGGGCCGTTGCAGTCGAGCGAATGCTCCGCGACATCAGAACTGGTATTCCCGGGAAGGTCGTCGGCCATATGCTCGAGTTGTACGTGAGGACGAGAGAGAGTAACCGTCCTTGTTCCAATTGACCTGCTGCATCTGCCATGCGCCCCTTAGTGATACGGGGGTG encodes:
- a CDS encoding ABC transporter permease yields the protein MNIARETYFIYMRNLNAWKGQPALVISTLIPPVFMFLFFGTPLRGMTGISGFPADDYYAYFAAMIIVLSVVMNGSDVAFALLADMQSGYFDKLLLAPVNRFSILMGTLLTSGTRALLQVIVIVTMAMAFGVSFKGGLLGLVAIIVAAAIFGIATACIGLIIALRTKSAQMTQNSWLMFMPLALLTTAFMPKEFLSGWFKWAVTVNPVDYVLVSVRTIIIEGWEWESILPGLWVLSAATVIMLAAATWTYRRATA
- a CDS encoding ATP-binding cassette domain-containing protein, whose translation is MPNEYMVEVRDLVKVYPGGTRAVEGIDFDVPREGFFGFLGPNGAGKTTTMKILGTLLKKTSGAVKVAGIDIDADPKAIRRRIGFAMQEVGLDDLATGSDFLQLQGVLYGLSRREARRKAGELLELVGLSHVAGQRVGTYSGGMRRRIDLIGALMHNPDVLFLDEPTVGLDPQSRIAMWEHLDSLNAKGVTILLTTQVMEEADRLCRSIAIFDHGQIVASGSPESLKADVGGDVVQIALNDSGNGADSALNEMAEGIVRKQRYVDATNRVEDSIAVTVKNGSAAVPELVRLLHDNRIPVASISVARPSLDDVFLKYTGRAIRAEEASGDEVNGMMRPMMGLRRR
- a CDS encoding MarR family transcriptional regulator gives rise to the protein MEQLSNSSTPQPEDLCFWINNLAIASMRSLAGRFSRYGITPHQFAILMMCSEGCVDTVSGLARVMPLDAAAVSRNVQNLVQQELLEREPSQRDRRSATLSVTESGKVLLEELAAHVEANDRMLLRGIDDAERDKFVTTIRTMLANTAAYEATRF
- a CDS encoding transcriptional repressor; this encodes MSRPSHSRLTDALRDRGYRITDSRRAVANLLEHKHYGFTIEALSEELPSIGRATLYRTIKLFLEMGVLCRLVTMDGDNAYSLARVDHHHHHSVCVDCGSVEEFRAVAVERMLRDIRTGIPGKVVGHMLELYVRTRESNRPCSN